A window of Streptomyces sp. SAI-127 contains these coding sequences:
- a CDS encoding DUF6884 domain-containing protein, whose protein sequence is MAMNPIPSTPTVAIARELRRLGLKQGRGGDFTVAGDYVNGERRFTYVTLYRREAEVLVAERADEIEERTANGPFPFKVSVRYMGDRPVASIHNGAAERVRELPESARTAADEQPAEEAPEAPAATETADAPQAAVEVDPTDWRAEQAARALAWSSKHAAAVRAAVDGHLLRDEDGTPRLVARPGLAGTPIAAGRLIPLEAAGYLVHGDADEHGRRPILATADARRALALWDHFQPAPVERGRKQEHQALPPLQGGEEHQRRAAKFRAEQAQREVEREWLYAELEQRHAAEALEDRCWDAWARVQDITHRLGRKVPAGWAPTEEEAQLHSLDPEIVALLRQRAAEAAEQAPRDTDTAAAVDGPQQAEQAPAQGELWNGRPGPIPGPGVVEPGMHVEYLPPFRPGARTRHCHGGTIVSVGTTCVRWRPYKWHQDVRTPLEHMRIDPNMHVNQREWVRRMAADLDAGRKLTRHPEWTVWSLAQHLEHAAEQAAAAAALEEAPAPAEAPAPRVVVIPCGGAKQAQAAPAGELYTGGYHRACRRAADALTAQGGTVLVLSALHGLVPLDQVLEPYDVRMGQPGSVTPARLAEQARALGVDQAADVTVLGGAAYTAAALTVWPEAATPLAGLGGMGYQLQALAAIAAGAAPASHLPERDIRPVDQLALSKSSCVTCEAPGRRRARPGRETDRVHRWPADPHHRRPHRHRGVRGRRLGGRGDRRPRRNAGHRPGPAGLHQRLRGAPVLRPARRARGVQRGRDHRRLTHPPPAPPWARVHPICTRTRPTHPRGHPPWPAAPLPPAPWTCSPAATAPPSPSWRPPSCSWP, encoded by the coding sequence ATGGCCATGAACCCGATCCCCAGCACCCCCACCGTGGCGATCGCCCGGGAGCTGCGCCGCCTGGGCCTCAAGCAGGGCAGGGGCGGCGACTTCACCGTGGCCGGCGACTACGTGAACGGAGAGCGCCGCTTCACCTACGTGACCCTGTACCGCCGGGAGGCGGAGGTCCTGGTCGCCGAGCGCGCCGACGAGATCGAGGAGCGCACCGCAAACGGCCCGTTCCCCTTCAAGGTGAGCGTGCGCTACATGGGCGACCGCCCGGTCGCCAGCATCCACAACGGCGCCGCCGAGCGCGTGAGGGAGCTCCCGGAGTCCGCCCGCACCGCCGCCGACGAGCAGCCGGCCGAGGAGGCCCCCGAGGCCCCGGCGGCGACCGAAACGGCCGACGCCCCGCAGGCCGCCGTCGAGGTGGACCCCACCGACTGGCGCGCCGAGCAGGCCGCCCGCGCCCTGGCCTGGTCCAGCAAGCACGCCGCCGCCGTCCGGGCCGCCGTCGACGGCCACCTCCTCCGCGACGAGGACGGCACCCCCCGCCTGGTCGCCCGCCCCGGCCTGGCCGGAACCCCCATCGCCGCCGGCCGCCTCATCCCCCTGGAGGCCGCCGGGTACCTGGTTCACGGCGACGCCGACGAGCACGGCCGCCGCCCGATCCTGGCCACCGCCGACGCCCGCCGCGCCCTGGCCCTGTGGGACCACTTCCAGCCCGCCCCCGTGGAGCGCGGCCGCAAGCAGGAGCACCAGGCCCTCCCGCCGCTGCAGGGCGGCGAGGAGCACCAGCGGCGCGCCGCCAAGTTCCGCGCCGAGCAGGCCCAGCGCGAGGTGGAGCGGGAGTGGCTCTACGCCGAGCTGGAGCAGCGCCACGCCGCCGAGGCCCTGGAAGACCGCTGCTGGGACGCGTGGGCCCGCGTACAGGACATCACCCACCGCCTCGGCCGCAAGGTGCCCGCCGGGTGGGCGCCCACCGAGGAGGAGGCGCAGCTCCACAGCCTGGACCCGGAGATCGTGGCCCTGCTGCGCCAGCGCGCCGCCGAGGCGGCCGAGCAGGCCCCCCGGGACACCGACACCGCGGCGGCCGTCGACGGCCCGCAGCAGGCCGAGCAGGCCCCCGCGCAGGGGGAGCTGTGGAACGGCCGCCCCGGGCCGATCCCCGGGCCCGGCGTGGTCGAGCCCGGCATGCACGTGGAGTACCTGCCCCCGTTCCGCCCGGGCGCCCGCACCCGCCACTGCCACGGCGGCACGATCGTGAGCGTGGGCACCACCTGCGTGCGCTGGAGGCCCTACAAGTGGCACCAGGACGTGCGCACCCCGCTGGAGCACATGCGCATTGACCCCAACATGCACGTCAACCAGCGGGAATGGGTGCGCCGCATGGCCGCCGACCTGGACGCCGGGCGCAAGCTGACCCGCCATCCGGAGTGGACCGTGTGGAGCCTGGCCCAGCACCTGGAGCACGCCGCCGAGCAGGCCGCCGCCGCGGCAGCCCTCGAGGAAGCACCCGCCCCGGCCGAGGCGCCCGCCCCCCGCGTGGTCGTCATCCCGTGCGGAGGTGCCAAGCAGGCCCAGGCCGCCCCGGCAGGGGAGCTCTACACCGGCGGGTATCACCGGGCCTGCCGACGCGCTGCTGACGCCCTCACCGCCCAGGGCGGCACCGTCCTGGTGCTCAGCGCCCTCCACGGCCTGGTGCCCCTGGACCAGGTGCTGGAGCCGTACGACGTGCGCATGGGTCAGCCGGGCAGCGTCACCCCGGCCCGGCTGGCCGAGCAGGCCCGGGCCCTGGGCGTGGACCAGGCCGCGGACGTCACCGTGCTGGGCGGCGCCGCCTACACCGCCGCCGCCCTGACCGTGTGGCCCGAGGCGGCCACCCCGCTGGCCGGCCTCGGCGGCATGGGCTACCAGCTCCAGGCCCTGGCCGCCATCGCGGCCGGGGCCGCACCCGCCTCCCACCTGCCGGAACGCGACATCCGACCCGTTGACCAACTTGCGTTGTCCAAGTCGAGTTGTGTAACGTGTGAAGCACCGGGAAGGCGCAGGGCCCGACCGGGAAGGGAGACCGACCGTGTTCACCGTTGGCCAGCAGATCCGCACCACCGTCGACCTCACCGACACCGAGGCGTACGAGGCCGGCGACTGGGAGGGCGAGGAGATCGACGCCCCCGCCGGAACGCTGGGCACCGTCCAGGCCCTGCCGGACTCCACCAGCGGCTACGGGGTGCTCCTGTCCTGCGACCCGCACGACGTGCCCGCGGAGTACAGCGCGGACGAGATCACCGCCGCCTGACCCACCCACCCCCCGCCCCACCCTGGGC
- a CDS encoding nuclease-related domain-containing protein, producing MRGAVLLAVVAVAAYCWLRYRPGATSSDRRPAGSRPGGRPIQGAGASADTHARELRTPLVRLATAAGIHTRAEARARNFAIGAEGERYVAELLKPLTGEGWVFLADCALPRGEAQVDLLGISPRGLVVNVDPKRWDRRFRLTVRGNRLLHGTKDVSERMRGLAYETRTVAALLSVPVVSVAAMVGPMLRGTILRFRGIRLVPAEDVPELLRALDRKHLTTIPAGRLADTARRLLPPKTGK from the coding sequence ATGCGCGGTGCCGTCCTGCTGGCCGTGGTCGCGGTCGCCGCTTACTGCTGGCTGCGCTACCGCCCCGGAGCGACCTCGAGCGACCGCCGCCCGGCCGGCTCCCGCCCGGGCGGCCGTCCGATCCAGGGCGCGGGCGCCTCGGCGGACACCCACGCACGGGAGCTGCGCACCCCGCTGGTGCGCCTGGCCACCGCGGCCGGGATCCACACCCGCGCGGAGGCCCGCGCCCGCAACTTCGCGATCGGCGCCGAGGGGGAGCGGTACGTCGCCGAGCTCCTGAAGCCCCTGACCGGGGAGGGGTGGGTGTTCCTCGCTGACTGCGCCCTGCCGCGCGGGGAGGCACAGGTGGACCTGCTCGGCATCAGCCCGCGCGGCCTGGTCGTGAACGTGGACCCGAAGAGGTGGGACCGCCGTTTCCGCCTGACCGTGCGCGGCAACCGCCTCCTGCACGGCACCAAGGACGTGTCCGAGCGCATGCGCGGCCTGGCCTACGAGACGCGCACCGTCGCCGCCCTGCTGTCCGTACCGGTCGTGTCGGTGGCCGCCATGGTCGGCCCGATGCTCCGCGGCACGATCCTGCGCTTCCGCGGCATCCGCCTGGTCCCGGCCGAGGACGTCCCCGAGCTGCTGCGTGCCCTGGACCGCAAGCACCTGACCACCATCCCCGCCGGCCGCCTGGCCGACACCGCCCGGCGGCTGCTGCCGCCCAAGACCGGAAAGTGA